The following proteins come from a genomic window of Coffea arabica cultivar ET-39 chromosome 11c, Coffea Arabica ET-39 HiFi, whole genome shotgun sequence:
- the LOC113715887 gene encoding uncharacterized protein, whose amino-acid sequence MTSDKFLGYLVSHRGTETNPDKVKAIQGMSSPRSIRDVQRLTGRLAALNRFLSQSAARALPFFKVLKKADMFSWTEECQRVFEQMKEYLHQLPTLTSPRVGETLYLYVSAGEKAVSAVLIWDDSFQVPIYYVSRALRGLKTYKPGPKSSCVGESSGAGLLFEDPHGDAYSYALRFDFAASNNEAEYEAVIVFGEYETREESMQRYLSKVHQLAAYFKSFERQKILRSQNRRADALSRLASTSFSALNKTVLVKVLAEPGYMEDQVYPVASGDTWMTPLIKFLDQGLFPDDKAEARKMQQTVARYTIRDGRLYKQSYLGPWLRCITPKEGERTLKEIYEGLCRVHVGYRDAGQENPASQLFLANFKTRRPTLGTLLPFLSASYSGAPPPNQFYDPHHFILAFRAMGNRYHWTFLSGGRRLYPYSCGHRLLHEVDELPSVLWSYRTTPRSATRETPFFLTYGSEAVVPAEFITPSPRMAAFTAKVNDEERKIDLDLTDEIRDASAARIALHKNILANYYNAQVKYFRFRLEDLVLRKNSISRSEPQGKLNPRWEGPYRVVDANQSGYCKLAYRDGPLVPRTWHAENLRLYYS is encoded by the exons ATGACATCAGACAAGTTCCTAGGGTATCTAGTATCGCACCGAGGTACAGAAACAAATCCCGACAAGGTGAAGGCGATTCAGGGGATGTCCTCACCCCGAAGCATCCGAGACGTCCAAAGGTTGACGGGAAGATTGGCAGCTCTAAATCGGTTCTTGTCACAATCTGCCGCAAGAGCGCTGCCGTTCTTTAAAGTGCTGAAGAAGGCCGACATGTTCTCTTGGACTGAGGAATGCCAAAGGGTCTTTGAGCAAATGAAGGAATACCTGCATCAACTCCCTACTCTTACCTCACCTCGAGTAGGAGAGACATTATATCTCTACGTGTCCGCGGGTGAAAAGGCGGTGAGCGCAGTCCTGATATGGGATGATAGTTTTCAGGTCCCAATATATTATGTTAGCCGGGCTCTCCGCGGGCTGAAAACCTATAAACCCGGACCGAAAAGCTCGTGTGTGGG TGAGAGTAGTGGAGCCGGACTGCTCTTCGAAGACCCTCACGGAGATGCGTATTCATATGCTCTCCGGTTTGACTTTGCTGCCTCCAATAACGAAGCTGAATACGAGGCTGTCATT GTATTCGGGGAATATGAGACTAGAGAGGAATCCATGCAACGGTACCTTTCTAAAGTCCACCAATTGGCAGCCTATTTCAAATCCTTTGAAAGACAAAAGATCCTCCGTTCCCAAAATCGACGAGCTGATGCCCTATCCAGACTTGCTTCTACCTCATTCTCTGCTCTCAACAAGACAGTTCTCGTGAAGGTCTTAGCCGAACCTGGTTATATGGAGGATCAAGTCTATCCGGTGGCCTCGGGGGACACCTGGATGACTCCACTGATCAAGTTTTTGGATCAAGGCCTTTTTCCAGATGATAAGGCCGAGGCAAGAAAGATGCAGCAAACAGTAGCCCGATATACCATCCGTGATGGCCGTCTTTATAAGCAATCTTACCTCGGGCCGTGGTTGCGATGCATCACCCCGAAAGAAGGAGAACGTACTCTTAAAGAAATATACGAGGGCCTCTGTAGGGTTCATGTCGGGTACCGGGATGCTGGTCAAGAAAACCCTGCTTCTCAGctatttttggccaactttaagACAAGACGCCCAACTCTTGGTACTCTGTTGCCCTTCTTATCAGCATCATACTCTGGAGCACCACCACCCAACCAATTTTATGATCCCCATCACTTCATCCTGGCCTTTCGAGCAATGGGGAACAGATATCATTGGACCTTTCTCTCAGGCGGTAGGCGGTTATACCCATATAGTTGTGGCCATCGACTACTTCACGAA GTAGACGAACTCCCCAGCGTGCTGTGGTCCTACAGAACCACGCCGAGGTCTGCTACTCGCGAGACACCCTTCTTCTTAACCTACGGATCTGAGGCGGTAGTCCCCGCTGAATTCATTACTCCAAGTCCTCGGATGGCGGCTTTCACCGCCAAAGTGAATGACGAAGAAAGAAAGATTGACCTCGATCTAACAGACGAGATCAGGGATGCCTCCGCAGCACGGATAGCCCTTCACAAGAATATCCTCGCCAATTATTATAACGCCCAGGTTAAATACTTTCGGTTCAGACTCGAAGACCTGGTCCTACGAAAGAACTCCATTAGCCGATCTGAACCACAAGGCAAGCTAAATCCGAGGTGGGAAGGCCCATACCGAGTTGTAGATGCTAATCAAAGTGGTTATTGTAAGTTGGCCTATCGGGATGGTCCCCTTGTACCCCGAACTTGGCATGCCGAAAATCTTAGATTGTATTATTCTTAA